In the genome of Syntrophomonadaceae bacterium, one region contains:
- a CDS encoding RNA polymerase sigma factor, which translates to MRNELLEQLFKNKASIIYRYLLKIGCSHHDAEDIVQDAIFKALIYLEAIEEDKVGAWLFKVALNRYYDLCRKNKRHPLDSFDSENILHHLPVYHPEDQVLENEQKQQITRVLKELSGISQNLLILKYVVGLSYREAAEILDINEQKAKTYIYRAKQKFRHHWREFNDE; encoded by the coding sequence ATGCGTAATGAGCTGTTAGAACAATTATTTAAAAATAAAGCCAGTATTATTTACAGATATCTGCTTAAAATCGGCTGCAGCCACCATGATGCTGAAGATATTGTTCAGGACGCAATTTTTAAAGCCCTCATTTACTTGGAGGCGATTGAGGAAGATAAAGTGGGCGCCTGGCTTTTTAAGGTTGCATTAAATCGCTATTATGACTTGTGCCGGAAAAATAAAAGACATCCACTGGATTCCTTTGATAGCGAGAATATCCTGCACCATCTCCCCGTCTATCATCCAGAAGATCAGGTCTTAGAAAATGAGCAAAAGCAACAAATAACCAGAGTGTTAAAGGAGTTAAGCGGAATATCCCAAAACTTGCTGATTTTAAAGTATGTGGTCGGCCTCTCTTACCGGGAGGCGGCAGAAATACTGGATATCAATGAACAGAAGGCAAAAACTTATATTTACAGGGCCAAACAAAAATTCAGGCACCATTGGAGGGAGTTTAATGATGAATAA
- a CDS encoding anti sigma factor C-terminal domain-containing protein: MMNNAEKRAESFDFNKTSKVLQKAKLFTFIRTVTISFVVFVLLSGALVVLNSIMLGRIATKELISEHLFDTVARPNIYQGQYQVTHGFLAGEIAYVTYRIVGTRPVYNGSYRIDFSLIPLTFGIYGTGRGQLNRIEVAGGYHYFNRAGQREMIFFHPAIQYQTYPNDLDSLEAIGPDKYLEMALSFDRDYSFKEVQAMLPGEVKIAWYWVDTYNQDNLAGMKGRYLARIGPDGQPTGEKEFFSARIYAC, translated from the coding sequence ATGATGAATAATGCGGAAAAACGGGCCGAGAGCTTTGATTTTAATAAAACTAGCAAGGTCTTGCAAAAGGCCAAGCTATTCACCTTTATTCGAACGGTGACGATTAGCTTTGTTGTCTTTGTCTTGCTAAGTGGGGCGCTGGTTGTGCTGAACTCTATAATGTTAGGGCGCATCGCCACAAAGGAGCTTATAAGTGAACATCTGTTTGATACTGTGGCCAGGCCGAATATATACCAGGGCCAGTATCAAGTTACCCACGGGTTCCTTGCTGGCGAAATTGCGTATGTTACTTACAGGATTGTTGGCACAAGGCCGGTTTATAACGGGTCTTATCGAATTGATTTTAGCCTGATCCCGCTAACATTCGGCATTTATGGCACCGGTAGAGGCCAGTTGAACCGGATTGAAGTTGCAGGCGGATACCATTACTTTAACAGAGCCGGTCAAAGAGAGATGATCTTTTTCCATCCTGCCATCCAGTATCAAACTTACCCAAACGACCTGGACTCGTTGGAGGCAATCGGTCCAGATAAATACCTGGAAATGGCGCTTTCATTTGACCGGGATTACAGTTTTAAAGAAGTGCAGGCAATGCTCCCTGGGGAAGTAAAAATAGCTTGGTACTGGGTAGATACCTACAATCAAGACAATTTGGCTGGAATGAAAGGTCGATATTTGGCAAGAATAGGTCCTGACGGGCAGCCAACAGGTGAAAAAGAATTTTTTTCCGCCAGAATATATGCATGCTAA
- a CDS encoding anti sigma factor C-terminal domain-containing protein, translating into MKKNFFPPEYMHANRIYGMRGLSSEGEIIDDPRPNFVEAIKTGMKREGRYQSQFQRLFSALSNDKGEIAVADLRIIGVVVTGDTASLSQLQGKDYLKAASLGIVADKF; encoded by the coding sequence GTGAAAAAGAATTTTTTTCCGCCAGAATATATGCATGCTAATCGCATCTATGGGATGAGGGGCTTATCTTCCGAGGGCGAAATAATCGACGATCCCCGCCCTAATTTTGTGGAAGCCATTAAAACAGGCATGAAGAGAGAAGGCCGTTACCAGTCGCAATTTCAAAGGCTCTTTTCAGCATTGAGCAACGACAAGGGAGAAATAGCAGTTGCTGACCTGAGGATTATTGGGGTTGTTGTTACGGGTGATACCGCATCTTTGAGCCAGTTGCAGGGAAAAGATTATCTTAAGGCTGCCAGTTTGGGCATTGTGGCTGATAAGTTCTAG
- a CDS encoding HEPN domain-containing protein: MKGPNNWFDFAADDIKSGEILLREGMYNMACFHAQQGILLALLPPQEISSSISLRQIWLKR, from the coding sequence ATGAAAGGCCCAAACAACTGGTTTGACTTTGCGGCTGACGATATTAAATCCGGGGAAATACTGCTGAGAGAAGGAATGTATAACATGGCCTGTTTTCATGCTCAACAGGGCATTCTTTTGGCATTATTGCCTCCACAGGAGATTTCGTCATCAATATCCCTTCGGCAAATTTGGCTAAAGCGGTAG
- a CDS encoding flavin reductase family protein: MAKAVDLCGTVSGRDVNKFLECGLTPVPASAVKAPLIKECPVNIECAVKEILPLGTHHAFIAEVAAVNIDTAVLDDKGRIDIERLQPYAYCLHECGRFLPY, encoded by the coding sequence TTGGCTAAAGCGGTAGACCTGTGCGGAACAGTGTCAGGCAGGGATGTTAATAAGTTTCTTGAATGCGGACTTACGCCTGTACCGGCTTCTGCCGTAAAAGCGCCCTTAATAAAAGAGTGCCCAGTAAATATTGAATGCGCCGTTAAAGAAATTTTGCCTCTTGGCACCCACCATGCCTTTATCGCTGAGGTGGCTGCCGTAAATATTGATACGGCAGTACTAGATGATAAAGGCCGGATTGATATTGAACGATTACAGCCTTACGCCTACTGCTTGCATGAATGCGGCAGGTTTCTTCCCTATTAG
- a CDS encoding DUF1287 domain-containing protein, producing MPYIQGVDDVSRKIAITFLLLIILLTLAVQSIYRVSGGAVESQVDLEIKEPVAGLLPWKKPLVVPRILTGSDKNGNGLDDLEDLVLFARQEVLNKTVYRDGYFRGGYPPDDEGVCTDVIWRAFRGAGYDLKDMVDQDIKNNLRAYPRVGGRPEPNIDFRRVQNLVPFFKRHAQVLTTEIIPGNAENLAQWQGGDIVVYGAPLWHIGIVSDKRRKDGVPLLIHNGGPWATEEDRLLTWPSPLIHHFRYPRSQ from the coding sequence ATGCCATACATCCAGGGAGTTGATGATGTGTCGAGAAAAATTGCGATTACCTTTTTGCTATTGATTATATTATTGACGCTAGCAGTCCAAAGCATTTACAGGGTTTCCGGAGGTGCAGTCGAGAGTCAGGTTGATCTGGAGATAAAAGAGCCGGTAGCCGGACTCTTACCCTGGAAAAAACCGCTTGTGGTCCCCAGGATTTTAACTGGTTCAGACAAAAACGGCAACGGCCTTGATGATTTGGAAGACCTGGTCCTTTTTGCCCGCCAAGAAGTTCTTAACAAAACCGTTTACAGGGACGGGTATTTCCGCGGGGGCTATCCCCCCGATGATGAAGGAGTCTGCACAGATGTAATTTGGCGCGCCTTTCGAGGGGCCGGCTATGATTTGAAGGATATGGTTGATCAAGATATCAAGAATAACCTCCGGGCTTATCCCCGGGTAGGGGGCAGACCGGAACCCAATATCGATTTCCGCCGGGTGCAAAACCTGGTGCCCTTTTTTAAACGGCATGCCCAGGTCTTGACCACTGAGATCATCCCGGGGAACGCAGAGAACCTGGCCCAGTGGCAAGGAGGAGACATTGTGGTGTATGGCGCCCCCTTGTGGCATATTGGAATTGTATCAGATAAACGGAGAAAGGATGGAGTTCCTCTGCTCATCCATAACGGTGGCCCTTGGGCGACCGAGGAAGACCGTTTGCTTACCTGGCCCTCTCCCTTGATTCACCATTTTCGCTATCCAAGAAGCCAATAG
- a CDS encoding AbrB/MazE/SpoVT family DNA-binding domain-containing protein has protein sequence MSQVKTKGENPMIKKRISVSQKRQITIPIYFYNSVGIDKEVECYIQNNAIVIRPVREGDGEFDEQILADLIAQGLSGQELLDKFKESRRQIRPAVQRLLEEARLAAQGQTSSESYEGVFDLEAD, from the coding sequence ATGTCCCAAGTTAAAACCAAAGGAGAAAATCCAATGATAAAAAAACGCATATCGGTATCTCAGAAACGCCAGATAACCATACCGATTTATTTTTATAACAGCGTTGGCATTGATAAGGAAGTGGAATGCTATATCCAAAACAATGCTATCGTCATCCGTCCTGTTCGGGAAGGCGACGGAGAATTTGACGAACAAATCCTGGCCGATTTAATAGCCCAAGGTCTGTCAGGACAAGAACTACTTGATAAGTTTAAAGAAAGCCGCCGCCAAATCCGTCCCGCTGTACAGCGCTTGCTTGAAGAGGCCCGTCTTGCAGCTCAGGGCCAAACATCAAGTGAGAGCTATGAAGGTGTCTTTGATTTGGAGGCAGACTGA
- a CDS encoding VanZ family protein yields MLTCGMIDQNILIFVWLLLVAAVANNLIRRNASFVRTFYMFMLTTYVCALVAVTLFPIPFQAELLDVRRTKQVLFNNYYPFRTISEVLAHGDARVLLLQLGGNLLLLMPLTLLLPILFKRFRSFKSTIIVATAVSLIIEFLQLAISAVIGFTYRNADVDDILINVFGAMIGYGVYTVIAKIIFRRGSQ; encoded by the coding sequence GTGCTGACCTGCGGCATGATAGATCAAAATATCCTTATCTTTGTATGGCTACTACTGGTGGCGGCAGTAGCAAATAACCTGATCCGCCGAAATGCAAGTTTTGTCCGCACGTTTTATATGTTTATGCTTACGACCTATGTATGTGCTCTGGTGGCCGTGACTTTATTTCCGATTCCATTCCAAGCGGAACTGCTAGATGTGAGGAGGACCAAGCAAGTACTTTTTAATAATTATTACCCGTTTAGGACTATTAGTGAGGTATTAGCCCATGGGGACGCCAGGGTGCTGCTGCTTCAGTTAGGAGGGAATTTATTGCTCCTAATGCCATTAACTCTTCTCCTGCCCATCCTATTTAAGCGATTTCGTTCATTTAAGTCAACTATTATAGTCGCTACAGCTGTTTCATTAATCATTGAGTTTCTGCAATTAGCTATATCTGCTGTTATTGGATTCACGTATAGAAACGCCGATGTCGATGATATTTTAATTAACGTATTCGGCGCAATGATTGGGTATGGAGTTTATACAGTTATCGCTAAAATTATATTCAGGAGGGGATCACAATGA
- a CDS encoding type II toxin-antitoxin system Phd/YefM family antitoxin, with protein sequence MNIEMDAMVSATAISKSFGKYLAESKNSPVFILKNNEIESVLLDINTYKKLVDAYELMQDTIMAREIINQPTVNPDDQDVFDIIREAGAKSDAGKA encoded by the coding sequence ATGAACATCGAAATGGACGCCATGGTCAGCGCAACTGCCATTTCCAAATCCTTCGGCAAGTATTTGGCGGAATCCAAAAACAGCCCGGTTTTTATTCTAAAGAACAACGAGATCGAAAGTGTTTTGCTTGACATAAACACATACAAAAAACTAGTGGATGCCTATGAACTGATGCAGGATACAATAATGGCAAGAGAAATCATTAACCAACCAACCGTCAATCCTGACGATCAGGATGTATTTGACATAATCCGGGAGGCGGGGGCTAAGTCCGATGCGGGTAAAGCCTAA
- a CDS encoding nitroreductase family protein, with protein MEIQAIDWYKAIFRRKSRRQFIDKGIPAEVFQRLENACSGFRPFAGVRAALVHRNAEEVFTGVIGSYGKIKGASAYIAFIGDMGDPFVQEKVGYFGEALILEATVLGLATCWVGGFFRAKTAARHVSCQNNEQVLAVTPVGYVDADKTNEEKIMSGFVSSYNRKPLDRLIINPLAPRPEWAKAGLEAARLAPSAVNRQPWRFQLEEASVLFLTDRAPNITNISKRLDCGIAMLHFELGALSLGAKGKWEFLPPPEVARFFVDSMKRT; from the coding sequence ATGGAAATCCAGGCCATCGACTGGTACAAGGCAATTTTCAGGCGAAAATCACGCCGGCAGTTTATTGATAAGGGGATTCCCGCAGAAGTTTTTCAGCGTTTAGAAAACGCTTGTTCAGGTTTTCGGCCTTTTGCCGGTGTCAGAGCAGCACTTGTACATCGAAACGCCGAAGAAGTTTTTACAGGAGTTATCGGCTCTTATGGCAAGATAAAAGGGGCCTCTGCTTACATTGCTTTTATCGGTGATATGGGAGATCCCTTTGTGCAAGAAAAGGTTGGTTATTTTGGCGAAGCCCTTATCCTGGAGGCCACAGTTTTGGGCTTAGCCACCTGCTGGGTAGGCGGCTTCTTTAGGGCAAAAACTGCTGCCAGGCATGTATCATGCCAAAACAACGAACAAGTGCTGGCAGTTACGCCTGTAGGCTATGTCGATGCAGATAAAACCAATGAGGAAAAGATTATGTCAGGTTTTGTTTCCTCCTACAATAGGAAACCCTTGGACAGGCTTATTATTAACCCCCTTGCACCAAGGCCGGAGTGGGCCAAAGCCGGGCTGGAAGCTGCCAGGCTGGCTCCATCTGCAGTTAACCGCCAGCCTTGGAGATTCCAATTGGAAGAAGCCTCAGTATTATTTCTTACGGATAGAGCTCCTAACATAACCAATATTTCCAAAAGGTTGGACTGCGGAATTGCCATGCTGCATTTTGAGCTTGGGGCATTAAGCCTTGGTGCAAAAGGAAAGTGGGAATTTCTCCCGCCGCCAGAAGTAGCAAGATTTTTTGTAGATAGTATGAAGCGGACATAG
- a CDS encoding ATP-binding protein produces the protein MMFGFHPVNRNEANLLFGVVNQLYQQTPIILTSNKGLIEWGEFMGDPVITAVLLDRLMHKCEIFDLDGDSYRLKHRKRILKNQTNNFQLKAWPTAAI, from the coding sequence ATGATGTTTGGCTTTCATCCAGTGAACCGCAATGAGGCCAACCTTCTGTTCGGGGTAGTCAACCAGCTCTACCAGCAAACACCTATCATTCTCACATCAAACAAAGGCCTTATCGAATGGGGAGAGTTTATGGGTGACCCTGTTATTACAGCCGTATTGTTGGACCGGCTGATGCACAAATGTGAAATATTTGATCTGGATGGCGACAGCTACAGGTTAAAACACCGAAAAAGAATCCTGAAAAACCAGACAAATAATTTCCAGTTAAAAGCGTGGCCAACTGCTGCAATTTAA
- a CDS encoding selenophosphate synthase gives MANLAIRRIRDLVLIELGLGNCLVIACDSSGAIGPKKGDVIQVPGYLVGRLITRVALMEVMAAGARPVSIVDTLSVEMHPTGAAILRGVFDEAMAAGLNPEQVVTGSTEENIPTHQTAMGLTVIGLAGPGELRLGNALAGDLLICVGLPKVGHEVTLDDPMTMDLKILKTLLAVPGVNELLPIGSKGIAYEAGQLAETAGLTINWHKTETLDLTKSAGPATCLIAAVQPFALKQVLSGITIPVHNLGVLMRPS, from the coding sequence ATGGCTAATCTGGCTATCCGGCGGATAAGGGACCTTGTGTTAATCGAATTAGGATTAGGGAATTGCCTTGTTATTGCCTGTGATTCATCGGGTGCCATCGGCCCCAAAAAAGGGGATGTGATCCAGGTTCCAGGCTACTTGGTAGGCAGGCTAATTACGCGGGTGGCCTTAATGGAGGTGATGGCGGCAGGAGCCAGACCGGTCTCTATTGTTGACACTCTGAGTGTCGAAATGCATCCTACAGGAGCAGCTATCCTGAGGGGTGTGTTTGACGAGGCAATGGCTGCTGGCCTGAATCCGGAACAGGTTGTTACCGGCAGCACCGAAGAAAATATTCCTACCCATCAAACTGCCATGGGGCTGACAGTTATTGGTCTTGCAGGGCCGGGTGAACTGCGCTTAGGAAATGCCCTGGCAGGGGACCTGCTTATCTGTGTGGGACTGCCGAAGGTTGGTCATGAGGTGACCTTAGATGACCCCATGACTATGGATTTAAAAATACTAAAGACTTTACTGGCTGTCCCCGGTGTAAATGAATTGCTGCCCATTGGCTCTAAGGGTATCGCCTATGAAGCCGGACAGCTTGCCGAGACTGCCGGGCTTACTATTAACTGGCACAAAACCGAGACCTTGGATTTAACTAAATCTGCCGGCCCTGCAACTTGTTTAATTGCCGCTGTTCAACCGTTTGCCCTAAAACAGGTGCTGTCCGGAATAACGATCCCGGTACACAATCTTGGTGTTTTAATGCGGCCCTCATGA
- a CDS encoding alpha-ribazole transporter encodes MSTSTRTSFLAMEKTTKTVLIARIGIFVALSVIGAFLKLPSPTGTVALDSAAGYFSALAFGALPGGVIAALGHLVSAATAGFPLTLPIHGLIAVQMSIFAALFGFLAKRINLPVAFIVATLLNGILAPLSMVPLFGIGFFMAMVLPLLIGSAINVGLAGLVYRSVFMLSFSAPRKEQSRNG; translated from the coding sequence ATGAGTACATCTACCCGTACGTCTTTTCTTGCCATGGAAAAAACAACCAAAACAGTCTTGATTGCCCGGATTGGGATCTTTGTTGCCTTAAGCGTAATCGGTGCCTTTCTGAAACTGCCAAGCCCCACCGGGACGGTGGCCTTGGATTCTGCCGCTGGTTACTTCAGCGCTTTGGCGTTTGGAGCCCTTCCTGGTGGCGTTATTGCTGCTTTAGGCCATTTGGTCAGCGCGGCAACTGCCGGTTTTCCGCTGACCTTGCCCATTCATGGGTTGATTGCTGTGCAAATGAGTATTTTTGCGGCTTTATTTGGATTCTTGGCCAAAAGGATTAATCTGCCTGTGGCTTTTATCGTCGCCACCCTGTTAAATGGGATCTTGGCCCCCTTATCCATGGTTCCCCTTTTCGGTATTGGCTTCTTTATGGCTATGGTTTTACCATTGTTGATTGGTTCGGCTATCAATGTTGGTCTGGCGGGGCTTGTCTACAGGTCTGTTTTTATGTTGAGCTTTTCTGCGCCAAGGAAGGAACAAAGCAGGAATGGCTAA
- a CDS encoding transposase, giving the protein MFVPRQAREKSNSGTYHIFLRGINRQNIFEDGEDSQKFLDALQRFKEISAYSLYAYCLMGNHVHLLLQVGVEPLAQFMRRICGSYVYWYNKKYERIGNLFQDRFKSEPIEDDAYFLTVLRYIHQNPCKAGLVKELEHYNWSSYGSYIDENKNKLKLLDTSFALKVYDEDKIKAVHYFKEHHNKETIDACLDMDERFFISDQEAGKIIQALCKIKSGHELQKMEKTQRNIYLKKLKDEYNLSIKQIARLTGINRGIVCRA; this is encoded by the coding sequence TTGTTTGTACCAAGACAGGCCAGGGAAAAAAGCAATAGCGGAACTTATCACATTTTTTTAAGAGGCATCAACCGGCAAAACATCTTTGAAGATGGGGAAGATAGCCAGAAGTTTCTCGATGCTTTACAGCGCTTTAAAGAAATAAGTGCCTATAGTCTATATGCATACTGTTTAATGGGTAACCACGTTCACCTGTTACTGCAAGTCGGCGTTGAGCCATTGGCACAGTTCATGCGCAGGATATGCGGCAGTTATGTCTACTGGTACAATAAAAAATATGAACGGATTGGCAACCTGTTTCAGGACCGGTTTAAAAGCGAGCCGATTGAAGATGATGCGTATTTTTTAACCGTCCTCAGGTACATCCACCAGAATCCTTGCAAGGCAGGACTGGTAAAAGAGCTTGAACATTACAATTGGAGCAGCTACGGATCGTACATTGATGAGAATAAAAATAAGCTCAAGCTGTTGGATACGAGTTTTGCCCTTAAGGTTTATGATGAAGACAAAATCAAGGCTGTACATTATTTTAAAGAACACCATAATAAAGAAACAATAGATGCCTGCCTGGATATGGATGAAAGATTTTTTATCTCCGACCAGGAAGCCGGGAAAATCATTCAGGCCCTTTGTAAGATCAAAAGCGGGCATGAATTACAAAAGATGGAGAAAACGCAAAGAAATATTTATCTTAAAAAGCTCAAGGATGAATACAACCTTTCAATCAAGCAGATCGCCAGACTAACAGGGATTAACCGGGGCATTGTTTGCCGGGCATAA
- a CDS encoding TOBE domain-containing protein codes for MKLSARNQFPGKVIEIKEGTVNAIVKVDAGNGMVITSMITLDALKDLGIKVGDEVTAVVKSSSVMLMV; via the coding sequence ATGAAACTAAGTGCAAGAAACCAGTTCCCCGGAAAGGTTATCGAGATCAAGGAAGGCACTGTCAATGCTATTGTCAAGGTAGATGCCGGAAACGGCATGGTAATCACTTCCATGATTACATTGGATGCCCTGAAAGATCTGGGCATAAAAGTTGGTGATGAGGTAACGGCTGTTGTCAAATCCTCTTCTGTGATGCTGATGGTTTGA
- the glgB gene encoding 1,4-alpha-glucan branching protein GlgB: MGAADGVPAAEIFRGREPVKNDRTDFLTEAEIYLFNSGELYHSYLKFGAHRIELQGEEGVHFALWAPNAAGVAVVGDFNGWRGEAHAMEKRGKSGVWSLFVPGLQEGELYKYEIHTGAGQALLKADPFAFYAEKRPNTASRIHSLTGYQWQDHRWQAGKKNPPQEQPLLIYEVHLGSWRRKKDGSFLTYRELAGVLPEYVKGMGFTHLELLPVMEHPYDGSWGYQITGYFAPTSRYGTPQDLMYFIDSCHQAGIGVILDWVPGHFCKDAHGLRSFDGTSLYEGDDHEQWGTCKFNFARREVWSFLISNAVFWLDKFHVDGLRIDGVSSMLYLDYEKEPGNRRLNSCGGGENLEAVAFMQKLNATIFNYYPRALMIAEEATEWPLVSWPVELQGLGCNFKWNMGWMNDTLKYVELDFPERSAHHRLLTFSLFYAFAENFVLPLSHDEVVHGKKSLINRMPGDYWQKFAGLRLLYCYFLCHPGKKLLFMGGEFAQFIEWRYDAELDWFLLDFEMHRQYQSFVQTAGRLYRQEKSFWQKERGWEGFTWVDADNAAQSILVFLRRAQEKRDFLLVVLNFRPETYREFRVGVPGPGKYQEILNTDSQAFGGSGQVNAGIIKAEKIPWHQREYSLKITVPPLGGVIFKPVRA, translated from the coding sequence ATGGGCGCGGCAGACGGCGTCCCTGCAGCCGAAATCTTCCGGGGGCGTGAGCCGGTGAAAAATGACAGGACCGACTTTCTGACCGAAGCAGAAATATACTTGTTTAACAGCGGGGAATTGTACCACAGCTATTTAAAGTTCGGGGCGCATCGAATTGAGCTGCAGGGTGAGGAGGGGGTTCATTTTGCCCTCTGGGCTCCCAACGCAGCCGGGGTGGCGGTAGTGGGCGATTTTAACGGTTGGCGCGGCGAGGCCCATGCTATGGAAAAAAGAGGGAAAAGCGGGGTCTGGTCGCTGTTTGTGCCTGGCTTGCAGGAGGGAGAGCTATACAAGTACGAGATCCATACCGGTGCAGGACAGGCCCTCTTGAAAGCAGATCCCTTCGCCTTCTATGCCGAAAAGCGGCCCAACACCGCATCCCGCATCCATTCCTTGACAGGCTATCAATGGCAGGACCACCGCTGGCAGGCCGGCAAAAAAAATCCTCCCCAAGAGCAGCCGCTTTTAATCTACGAGGTTCATCTTGGCTCCTGGCGACGCAAAAAAGACGGCAGTTTTTTGACTTACCGGGAACTGGCCGGCGTCCTGCCGGAGTATGTAAAGGGCATGGGGTTTACCCATCTTGAGCTCTTGCCTGTGATGGAACACCCCTATGACGGCTCCTGGGGTTATCAAATTACGGGTTATTTTGCTCCAACCAGCAGGTACGGGACGCCCCAGGACCTGATGTACTTCATCGACAGCTGCCACCAGGCCGGCATTGGCGTGATTCTGGACTGGGTTCCAGGCCATTTTTGCAAAGACGCCCACGGCCTGCGCTCTTTTGACGGCACCAGCCTGTACGAGGGCGATGACCACGAGCAATGGGGGACATGCAAGTTTAACTTTGCCAGAAGGGAAGTATGGAGTTTTCTCATCTCGAATGCGGTCTTCTGGTTGGACAAGTTTCATGTTGACGGCCTCAGGATCGACGGTGTTTCCAGCATGCTGTATCTTGATTACGAAAAAGAGCCGGGGAACCGGCGGTTAAATTCGTGCGGAGGCGGAGAAAACCTGGAGGCAGTGGCATTTATGCAAAAACTGAATGCCACCATCTTCAATTATTATCCCCGGGCCTTGATGATCGCCGAGGAAGCTACGGAATGGCCCCTGGTGAGCTGGCCGGTAGAGCTGCAGGGGCTGGGCTGCAATTTCAAATGGAATATGGGCTGGATGAACGACACCTTGAAATACGTAGAGCTGGACTTTCCAGAGCGCTCTGCCCACCATCGGCTGTTGACCTTTTCCCTTTTCTACGCCTTCGCCGAGAATTTTGTCTTGCCCCTGTCCCATGATGAGGTGGTGCACGGCAAAAAATCCCTGATCAACCGCATGCCCGGTGATTACTGGCAAAAATTCGCCGGCCTGCGCCTTCTATACTGCTATTTTCTGTGTCATCCGGGCAAAAAACTTTTGTTCATGGGAGGTGAATTTGCCCAGTTTATTGAATGGCGATATGACGCGGAACTGGACTGGTTTTTGCTGGATTTCGAAATGCACAGGCAATACCAGAGCTTTGTCCAAACCGCTGGCCGGCTGTACCGGCAGGAAAAAAGTTTTTGGCAAAAAGAGCGGGGCTGGGAAGGTTTTACATGGGTCGATGCGGATAACGCTGCGCAGAGCATCCTGGTCTTCTTACGCCGGGCGCAGGAAAAAAGAGATTTTCTCTTGGTTGTGTTGAATTTCCGGCCCGAAACCTACCGGGAATTCCGGGTAGGGGTCCCCGGCCCGGGTAAATATCAAGAGATCTTGAACACCGACAGCCAGGCTTTCGGCGGTTCGGGGCAGGTTAATGCCGGAATAATTAAGGCCGAAAAAATACCTTGGCACCAGCGGGAATATTCCCTGAAAATAACTGTTCCTCCACTGGGAGGAGTCATCTTCAAGCCGGTGCGGGCTTGA